Sequence from the Fusobacterium sp. JB019 genome:
AAGCGCTTGTTATTTCTGATTCCATAGCCATTATCTCGTCATTAGAAACAAAATCTAATATCTTTGATAAATCCAATTTTAATTTACTCATTATCTTCTCCTTTATTCATAAAATTTATTTTTTAATCTAAATTTAATTCCCTCTCTATTATCCTTAACCTTTTTTCCAGTGTTTCTAATTTAACTTTATTAATTTCAACTTGTTTTTTTAAATTTTCTATATTTTCTTTAATACTTTTTAATTGTTCTTCAAAAGTTATTCTATCAAAACCTGTTTTATTTAGTTCTTCAGAAAAATCTGCAACAATAAGAGTTAAAACATCCAATTCTTTTTGATCTGCTTTTTCTAAATTAACCTTATCTAATACTTTTGATAAATCATAAGCAAACTCATATCTTGTTAAAGGTTTTTCCCCTTTAAATTCAAATGTATTTTCCTCTATAACACCTGATTTAACTAAATTTTCAACAGCCTCATAAGCCCAATGATCCTTTGAAATATCTGTATATTTCACTTGTGAAAATGATATTATAGATATAGTTAAAAAAATCAAAAATATCTTTATTTTTTTCATATTTTCCTCCAATATGTTCTGCCTTATAGTATAACATAGACCACATCCATTATCAATTATACCACCTACAGCATCTTCTATTTTGATTAAAAAAGAATTCTATTTTGATAAATTTTGAATACTTTTTTAAAGTTTATCCCATTTGAATTATACCACAATTTTTTTGTTTTTAAAAAAAATAAGAGTCCCCTTATTAATACAAAGGAACTCTTAATAAATTATTTTTCTAAAGATTCTTTATGAGCTTTTAATAAAACTTTCACTCCTTCTAACAACAACATAAATGCTAATACAAATATAAACACAATCATTAAACATTGAATTCCATGAGTTTCTAGTCTTCCCTGTCCTGCTTTTAAAATTGAAATATTTTTTCCTAATGACATAATAAGAGAAGTCATTGTTGCAAAAATCATAAATACCATTGGTATAATAACCATTCTATTTTCTTTTCCACTCTTAGCTAACCAAACTCCAACAGCTAAGAAACAAGGTACTGCAATCAATTGATTACATGCCCCAAATATAGGCCATACATTCTTATACCCAGCTATACATAACACTCCACCACAAGCAACAGTTATTAAAGTAGAAACATAAGGATTTGTTAAAAAACTTTCTTTCTTTTCTTTTTCTTTAGGTACAAAAATTTCTTGGAAAACAACTCTTGCTAATCTTGCTCCTGTATCTAAAGAAGTAATAGCAAAGGCTGAAAAAGATAAAGAAATAACTGTGTACGCTACCTTCATTGAACTTTCACTTAATCCTAAAGTTTTAAAAGTTCCTGCAATTGCACTTGCATAAACAACAAATGGATTTCCTTTAGGCATATGTCCATCTTTAAATAAAACACCAACTGCAATTAATGCAATTATTGCTAAGCAACATTCAATTAACATTGATCCGTATCCAACTAGTTTTGCATCTTTTTCATTATCTAATTGTTTTGAAGAACTTCCAGATCCTACTAAACTATGAAATCCTGAAATAGCTCCACAAGCAACTGTAATAAATAAATATGGAAATATTGTTTGCCCGTTAAAAGGATTTTTAAATCCTGTAAATGCTGGTAAAGTGATAGTTGGATTAGTAAATAATATTCCTACTGCAGAAGCAATAATTATAAAATATAATAGAAAACTATTTAAATAATCTCTTGGTTGCAATAAAATCCAAACTGGAGATACTGAAGCAACAAAAATATAAAGTAATACAAATCCACGCCAAAAGTTTTTACTCATATGAATTGGAAAATTAATTCCTATTGCAATACAAACCACTAGTAAAATTATCCCTGCAACTGAAGATACTGCTAAAGGAGCATTTCTTCTATAAACAAAGAATCCAAACAAAATAGCTAAAGGAATAAATAAAAGAGAAGCTGTAGCAACTGCCCCATTTGTAAATGTACTTGCAACAATATCTGTAAATGCTGCTATTACTAATAACAATACCAACCATACAAAAATACTAAACAACATTTTACATTTATGTCCTAAATAATGTTCTATAATTTCTCCTAAAGATTTTCCTTCATGTTTTACAGAAACAACTATTGAAGAATAGTCTTGAACTCCACCAAAAAATATTCCTCCAATAACAATCCATAAAAATACTGGAATCCATCCAAAAACAGCTGCTTGAATAGGTCCAACAATTGGTCCTGCTCCCGCAATTGAAGCAAAGTGATGTCCTAAAAGAATTGGAGATTTTGTAGGCACAAAATCCTCTTGTCCTTTTTTCACGTGAGCTGGAGTAGGGTTTTTAGAATCAATACCCCATTTCTTTGCTAACCATGATCCATAAGTAACATAAGCTACTAAAAAAATAATAATAGCTCCTCCTAACATTGTAATACCATTCATAATTTCCTCCTTAACCTTATTTAAAATTTAATTTTCTT
This genomic interval carries:
- a CDS encoding carbon starvation protein A, translated to MNGITMLGGAIIIFLVAYVTYGSWLAKKWGIDSKNPTPAHVKKGQEDFVPTKSPILLGHHFASIAGAGPIVGPIQAAVFGWIPVFLWIVIGGIFFGGVQDYSSIVVSVKHEGKSLGEIIEHYLGHKCKMLFSIFVWLVLLLVIAAFTDIVASTFTNGAVATASLLFIPLAILFGFFVYRRNAPLAVSSVAGIILLVVCIAIGINFPIHMSKNFWRGFVLLYIFVASVSPVWILLQPRDYLNSFLLYFIIIASAVGILFTNPTITLPAFTGFKNPFNGQTIFPYLFITVACGAISGFHSLVGSGSSSKQLDNEKDAKLVGYGSMLIECCLAIIALIAVGVLFKDGHMPKGNPFVVYASAIAGTFKTLGLSESSMKVAYTVISLSFSAFAITSLDTGARLARVVFQEIFVPKEKEKKESFLTNPYVSTLITVACGGVLCIAGYKNVWPIFGACNQLIAVPCFLAVGVWLAKSGKENRMVIIPMVFMIFATMTSLIMSLGKNISILKAGQGRLETHGIQCLMIVFIFVLAFMLLLEGVKVLLKAHKESLEK
- a CDS encoding S-layer homology domain-containing protein produces the protein MKKIKIFLIFLTISIISFSQVKYTDISKDHWAYEAVENLVKSGVIEENTFEFKGEKPLTRYEFAYDLSKVLDKVNLEKADQKELDVLTLIVADFSEELNKTGFDRITFEEQLKSIKENIENLKKQVEINKVKLETLEKRLRIIERELNLD